From a region of the Listeria monocytogenes ATCC 19117 genome:
- a CDS encoding diacylglycerol kinase family lipid kinase — protein sequence MQKKAMIIYNPAAGKNKFRKLLPDAEKILTEADFEVTLVPSTPAPKSTTFIAKQAAEAGFDVVIAAGGDGTVNEVVNGLMQVDTPPKLGVLPVGTTNDYARALNFAKNPLEALRIIAKQETIRVDIGKANETEFFINNAAGGKITEITYAVKESMKSKWGRLAYLFSGLTVLPKLSPVYVEIAYNDKIFKGEILLFFVNKSNSVGGMETLCPPAELNSGMFELLILKKVSPKTLFQLFASIKKGTHLSSPHVIHARTNKVTINSEADLNVSYDGVYGGKAPYTLEVIPEALEVFADTNRISSRLRG from the coding sequence TTGCAAAAGAAAGCGATGATAATATACAATCCGGCAGCGGGTAAAAATAAGTTTAGAAAATTACTTCCGGATGCAGAAAAAATTTTAACAGAAGCAGATTTTGAAGTAACTTTAGTCCCATCAACTCCAGCACCTAAAAGTACTACATTTATTGCCAAACAAGCTGCAGAAGCCGGTTTTGATGTTGTAATTGCAGCAGGTGGAGATGGTACAGTAAATGAAGTTGTTAATGGGTTGATGCAAGTTGATACCCCACCGAAACTAGGAGTGTTACCGGTTGGAACGACGAATGATTATGCGAGAGCGTTAAATTTTGCTAAAAATCCACTCGAAGCACTTCGAATTATAGCCAAGCAAGAAACAATTCGTGTCGATATCGGTAAAGCCAATGAGACCGAATTTTTCATTAATAACGCAGCTGGTGGGAAAATAACCGAAATAACTTATGCTGTAAAAGAATCAATGAAATCCAAATGGGGCAGACTTGCTTATCTGTTTAGCGGTTTAACTGTTCTTCCAAAACTATCACCAGTGTACGTCGAAATTGCATATAACGATAAAATATTTAAAGGTGAGATTTTGCTGTTTTTTGTAAATAAGTCCAACTCGGTCGGTGGTATGGAGACATTGTGTCCTCCTGCTGAATTAAATAGTGGAATGTTTGAGTTATTAATTTTAAAGAAAGTCTCTCCTAAAACATTATTTCAATTATTTGCTTCTATAAAAAAGGGTACACACTTAAGTAGTCCGCATGTAATCCATGCGCGAACAAATAAAGTTACTATAAACAGCGAAGCAGATTTAAATGTTAGCTATGATGGTGTATATGGAGGAAAAGCACCGTATACATTAGAGGTAATCCCAGAAGCATTAGAAGTATTTGCTGATACAAATCGGATTTCTTCCCGTCTTAGAGGCTAA
- the fba gene encoding class II fructose-1,6-bisphosphate aldolase: MPIVNMTDMLKKALAGKYAVGQFNINNLEWTQAILKAAEAEKAPVILGVSEGAAKYMGGFKTVVKMTEGLVEDLKITVPVAIHLDHGSSFDSCKAAIDAGFSSVMIDGSHHPIDENIAMTKQVVDYAHAKGVSVEAEIGTVGGDEDGVTGGINYADPQECLRVVKEANIDALAAALGSVHGPYHGEPVLGFDEMKEISELTGAPLVLHGGSGIPEHQIKKAIELGHSKINVNTECQIVWTAAVREKLATDDKVYDPRKVIGPGVDAIIKTVTEKIQEFGSNGKA, from the coding sequence ATGCCTATCGTTAACATGACAGACATGCTGAAAAAAGCATTAGCTGGAAAATATGCTGTTGGTCAATTCAACATCAACAACCTTGAATGGACTCAAGCTATTTTGAAAGCTGCAGAAGCAGAAAAAGCACCAGTTATTTTAGGAGTTTCTGAAGGAGCTGCTAAATACATGGGAGGATTCAAAACAGTTGTAAAAATGACTGAAGGACTTGTAGAAGACCTGAAAATCACTGTACCTGTTGCGATTCATCTTGATCATGGTTCAAGCTTTGATTCTTGTAAAGCGGCTATCGATGCAGGATTCTCTTCTGTAATGATCGACGGCTCTCACCACCCAATCGACGAAAACATTGCAATGACTAAACAAGTTGTTGACTATGCGCATGCTAAAGGCGTATCTGTTGAAGCTGAAATTGGAACTGTTGGTGGAGACGAAGACGGAGTTACTGGCGGAATCAACTATGCTGATCCACAAGAATGTTTACGTGTAGTTAAAGAAGCTAACATTGATGCACTAGCTGCAGCATTAGGTTCTGTTCACGGTCCTTACCACGGCGAACCTGTTCTTGGTTTTGACGAAATGAAAGAAATCTCCGAACTTACAGGTGCTCCACTTGTACTTCACGGTGGTTCTGGAATTCCTGAACACCAAATCAAAAAAGCAATTGAACTAGGTCACAGTAAAATCAACGTTAACACTGAATGCCAAATCGTTTGGACTGCAGCTGTTCGCGAAAAATTAGCTACTGATGACAAAGTTTATGATCCACGTAAAGTAATCGGCCCTGGTGTGGACGCGATTATCAAAACTGTAACAGAAAAAATTCAAGAGTTTGGTTCTAACGGTAAAGCGTAA
- a CDS encoding 2-hydroxymuconate tautomerase, which translates to MPFVTIQFLEGRTDDQKKALVSEVTEVVAKNLKAPKENIHVILEEMKKTDYGVGGVRKSDI; encoded by the coding sequence ATGCCATTTGTTACCATTCAATTTTTAGAAGGTCGTACGGACGATCAAAAGAAAGCTTTAGTTAGCGAAGTGACGGAAGTTGTTGCCAAAAATCTAAAAGCACCAAAAGAAAACATTCATGTGATTTTAGAAGAAATGAAAAAAACGGATTACGGTGTTGGCGGCGTAAGGAAATCTGATATTTAA
- a CDS encoding glycosyltransferase family 4 protein — MNIGIFTDTYSPQISGVATSIMIMENELRKQGHTVYIFTTTDPNADRESEEGRVFRLPSIPFVFFPERRVAIAGMNKFIKLVGRLDLDIIHTHTEFSLGLLGKRIAKKYHIPSIHTYHTMYVDYLHYIAKGKILTPSMVGKMTKSFCDSYDAIITPTAKVRHHLEEQGIHKLMYTVPTGTDISSFAPVEKQRILNLKKLLGIGENDPVILSLGRIAHEKNIDAIINAMPEVLQTKTTAKLVIVGDGPVRKDLEKLVEEKQLADHVIFTGAVDWENISLYYQLGDLFVSASTTETQGLTYAEAMAASLPVVAKRDESIEGFLSDRETAFLFNEDDELASLLINILSDKNTATLVATNGRVKVESISADQFGINIESTYNEVREIYRVKRQNGTIKVKPTLIKSKIASQVFSLSSSTHVQRKERSSRRD; from the coding sequence ATGAATATAGGGATTTTTACGGATACCTACAGTCCGCAAATTAGCGGTGTAGCTACATCGATAATGATTATGGAAAACGAACTAAGAAAACAAGGGCACACTGTGTATATATTTACAACAACTGACCCAAACGCTGATAGAGAGAGCGAAGAGGGCCGTGTGTTTCGTTTACCAAGTATTCCGTTTGTCTTTTTCCCAGAACGTCGCGTAGCAATTGCTGGAATGAATAAGTTTATTAAGCTAGTAGGGCGCTTGGATTTAGATATAATTCACACACATACGGAGTTTTCATTAGGTCTATTAGGTAAGCGAATTGCTAAAAAATATCATATTCCATCTATCCATACCTACCACACAATGTATGTCGATTACTTGCATTATATTGCGAAAGGTAAAATTTTGACACCTTCTATGGTGGGTAAAATGACAAAATCGTTCTGTGATAGCTATGATGCCATAATCACTCCAACTGCAAAAGTAAGGCATCACTTAGAAGAGCAAGGTATCCACAAATTAATGTACACTGTTCCAACAGGCACAGATATTTCATCGTTCGCGCCAGTTGAAAAACAGCGAATTCTAAACTTGAAGAAACTACTTGGTATTGGAGAAAATGATCCAGTGATACTATCACTTGGAAGAATTGCGCATGAAAAAAATATCGATGCGATTATTAATGCAATGCCAGAAGTCCTTCAAACCAAAACCACAGCCAAATTGGTTATTGTTGGCGATGGTCCTGTGCGCAAAGACTTAGAAAAATTAGTAGAAGAAAAACAATTAGCAGATCATGTTATTTTCACTGGTGCAGTAGACTGGGAAAATATTAGTTTATATTATCAATTAGGGGATCTGTTTGTGAGTGCTTCAACGACAGAAACACAAGGTTTGACTTATGCAGAAGCAATGGCCGCTTCTTTACCAGTTGTTGCCAAACGTGATGAAAGTATTGAAGGCTTTTTAAGCGACAGAGAAACAGCCTTTTTATTCAATGAAGATGATGAGCTTGCATCACTGTTAATAAATATACTTTCAGACAAAAATACAGCCACATTGGTCGCTACGAATGGCCGAGTAAAAGTGGAATCCATTTCTGCGGATCAATTTGGAATCAACATTGAATCTACATACAATGAAGTTCGTGAAATATACCGAGTAAAGCGCCAAAATGGGACGATTAAAGTAAAGCCCACGCTGATAAAAAGTAAAATAGCTTCACAAGTATTTTCACTATCATCTTCTACACACGTTCAAAGGAAAGAGAGGTCATCGCGGCGTGATTAA
- the rpoE gene encoding DNA-directed RNA polymerase subunit delta, with translation MDLKNLTQEERSELSLIDVAHFILEQRKETILFPELVKEIQAFLGLKDAEIRERLVQFYTDMNIDGNFISLGNNTWGLRAWYPMDAIDEEVQTQTTPKKKRKSDDDDDEDEEILDDDVDYDDEEIVEELGEEEISLADVLLDEDEDDDDHLPDGIEGDLATVEDDYTDGDYTEDPEDK, from the coding sequence TTGGATTTAAAGAACTTAACGCAAGAAGAACGTAGTGAACTATCTTTAATTGATGTTGCACATTTTATTTTGGAACAGCGGAAAGAAACTATTCTTTTCCCTGAATTAGTGAAAGAGATTCAAGCGTTCCTAGGTTTGAAAGATGCAGAAATAAGGGAGCGTCTTGTTCAATTTTATACAGATATGAATATTGATGGAAACTTTATTTCACTAGGAAACAACACGTGGGGACTTCGTGCATGGTATCCAATGGATGCGATTGATGAAGAAGTTCAAACACAAACAACACCGAAGAAAAAACGTAAATCAGACGATGATGACGATGAAGATGAAGAAATCTTGGATGATGACGTGGACTACGATGATGAAGAAATCGTGGAAGAGCTTGGTGAAGAAGAAATTTCTCTTGCAGATGTCTTACTTGATGAAGACGAAGATGACGATGATCACTTGCCAGACGGAATCGAAGGCGACTTAGCAACTGTAGAAGATGATTATACGGACGGGGATTATACAGAAGACCCAGAAGATAAATAA
- a CDS encoding GW domain-containing glycosaminoglycan-binding protein, with the protein MKKLVKSAVVFASLVFIGTSATMITEKASAASIDPVQKADGQATYIPKGVRDGTATEEHDGFEDGTNSVLQQVPLLRATTGYPDVNAYIKSNKFSTAKIEKQLKSQFPKFNYRNGYGKPEGIVIHETANNSSTITGEINYMSTNYNNAFVHAFVDKSRIIQIHPTENGVWGAGQYANARFIQVELVRSKTFDEFARSINNYAYYAAYLLDQYNLPVDSAHSDGKGTVWSHDAVTRYLGGTTHTDPVSYFNQWGYNFNSFVTLINEKYKAIQASKVTYDKIEYDKGVTAYARVKTAPGNAVWTKPYRTEGSKLVNQLSVYQGKNMRILREAKTPITTWYQFSIDGKVIGWVDTRALDTFYKQSMEQPANLTRYVASNKTGEAYYKVPVVDADVKWGTLAAYKDQKLTVDKQATVEGQLWYRVRTSTTFIGWTKASNLTATSPFDKIEYDKGVTAYARVKTAPGNAVWTKPYRTEGSKLVNQLSVYQGKNMRILREAKTVITTWYQFSIDGKVIGWVDTRALDTFYKQSMEKDTNLTRYVIANKVNEAYYKVPVVDADVRWGTLAAYKDQKLTVDKQATVEGQLWYRVRTSTTFIGWTKASNLTTTTPYDKIEYDKGATAYARVKTAPGNAVWTKPYRTEGSKLVNQLSVYQGKNMRILREAKTVITTWYQFSIDGKVIGWVDTRALDTFYKQSMEKDTNLTRYVIANKVNEAYYKVPVVDADVRWGTLAAYKGQKLTVDKQATVEGQLWYRIRTSSTFIGWTKASNLSATK; encoded by the coding sequence TTGAAAAAATTAGTAAAATCGGCGGTTGTTTTTGCAAGCCTTGTTTTTATTGGCACCTCCGCTACTATGATTACAGAAAAAGCAAGTGCTGCTTCCATTGATCCGGTGCAAAAAGCAGATGGTCAAGCTACTTATATCCCAAAAGGAGTTAGAGATGGGACTGCAACGGAAGAACATGACGGCTTTGAAGATGGAACTAATAGCGTACTACAGCAAGTCCCTTTGCTTCGCGCAACAACAGGATACCCTGATGTTAATGCCTATATTAAATCAAACAAATTTTCAACAGCAAAAATAGAAAAACAATTAAAAAGCCAATTTCCTAAATTCAACTATCGTAATGGTTACGGCAAACCAGAAGGAATAGTTATTCATGAAACAGCAAATAATTCATCTACTATTACAGGTGAAATCAATTATATGAGTACCAACTACAACAATGCCTTTGTTCACGCTTTTGTAGACAAGTCTCGTATAATCCAAATCCATCCTACTGAAAATGGTGTTTGGGGAGCAGGACAATATGCTAATGCTCGTTTTATCCAAGTTGAATTAGTTCGTTCGAAGACATTCGATGAATTTGCTCGTTCTATTAATAACTATGCCTATTATGCTGCGTACCTTTTAGATCAATATAACCTTCCTGTTGATAGCGCGCACAGTGACGGCAAAGGAACAGTCTGGTCCCACGATGCAGTTACACGTTATTTAGGCGGAACAACCCATACTGATCCTGTTTCTTATTTCAACCAATGGGGTTATAATTTCAATAGTTTTGTTACATTGATTAATGAAAAGTACAAAGCGATTCAAGCTAGCAAAGTTACTTACGACAAAATCGAATACGATAAAGGCGTCACAGCCTACGCTAGAGTTAAAACTGCACCTGGTAATGCAGTTTGGACAAAACCTTACAGAACAGAAGGCTCGAAACTAGTTAATCAACTTTCTGTCTACCAAGGTAAAAACATGCGGATCTTGCGTGAAGCTAAAACACCAATTACTACTTGGTATCAATTCAGCATTGACGGGAAAGTAATCGGTTGGGTTGATACTCGTGCACTCGATACGTTCTACAAACAAAGCATGGAACAACCAGCTAATTTAACTCGCTATGTCGCTTCCAACAAAACTGGTGAGGCCTACTACAAAGTACCTGTTGTTGATGCGGATGTCAAATGGGGCACTTTAGCTGCTTATAAAGATCAAAAACTAACCGTGGATAAACAAGCAACGGTGGAAGGGCAACTTTGGTATCGCGTTAGAACAAGCACTACCTTTATTGGTTGGACGAAAGCTTCCAACTTAACAGCTACCTCTCCATTTGATAAGATTGAATACGATAAAGGTGTCACAGCCTATGCTAGAGTTAAAACTGCACCTGGTAATGCCGTTTGGACAAAACCTTACAGAACGGAAGGCTCTAAACTTGTCAATCAACTTTCGGTCTACCAAGGCAAAAACATGCGGATCTTGCGCGAAGCTAAAACAGTAATTACTACCTGGTATCAATTTAGTATTGATGGGAAAGTAATCGGTTGGGTTGATACTCGTGCACTCGATACGTTCTATAAGCAAAGCATGGAGAAAGATACTAATTTAACTCGCTATGTGATTGCGAACAAAGTAAACGAAGCGTACTACAAAGTGCCTGTTGTGGATGCGGATGTTAGATGGGGCACTTTAGCTGCTTATAAAGATCAAAAACTAACCGTGGATAAACAAGCAACGGTCGAAGGACAGCTTTGGTACCGCGTTAGAACAAGCACTACTTTTATCGGTTGGACAAAAGCTTCGAACTTAACAACAACTACGCCATACGATAAAATTGAATATGATAAAGGCGCCACAGCCTATGCTAGAGTAAAAACTGCGCCAGGCAATGCCGTTTGGACAAAACCTTACAGAACGGAAGGCTCTAAACTTGTTAATCAACTTTCGGTCTACCAAGGTAAAAACATGCGAATCTTGCGCGAAGCTAAAACAGTAATTACTACCTGGTATCAATTCAGCATTGACGGGAAAGTAATCGGTTGGGTTGATACTCGTGCACTCGATACGTTCTATAAGCAAAGCATGGAGAAAGATACTAATTTAACTCGCTATGTGATTGCGAACAAAGTAAACGAAGCGTACTACAAAGTTCCTGTTGTAGATGCGGATGTTAGATGGGGCACTTTAGCTGCTTACAAAGGTCAAAAACTAACCGTGGATAAACAAGCAACGGTCGAAGGGCAACTTTGGTATCGAATAAGAACAAGCTCCACCTTTATTGGTTGGACAAAAGCTTCGAACCTTAGTGCTACTAAATAA
- a CDS encoding site-2 protease family protein, producing MPSFLAYPLEMIPYVLVTLLIAFTIHEWAHALVALAFGDDTAKNEGRLSLNPVVHIDLFGLLMILIAGFGWAKPTPVNRFKLKKRRLGSILVSLAGPVSNLLLAMVGVGLYALFLNYSFFTYGSVAETFLMIFVQLNLVLFVFNLIPLPPLDGYQILVEFLPMSTRSKLEPLERYAMLIFLVVALTPISEFTIQPIFNTVIPFVLNVILTIFGLTSF from the coding sequence ATGCCTAGTTTTCTCGCGTATCCACTCGAAATGATACCGTATGTTTTAGTTACATTATTAATTGCTTTTACTATTCATGAATGGGCACACGCCTTGGTTGCTCTCGCATTTGGAGATGATACAGCTAAAAATGAGGGGAGACTCTCTTTAAACCCCGTTGTACATATTGATTTATTCGGTTTGCTAATGATATTAATTGCAGGCTTTGGTTGGGCTAAGCCGACCCCGGTAAATCGATTTAAATTAAAAAAACGCCGCCTTGGAAGTATACTTGTTTCGCTTGCAGGACCAGTAAGTAATTTACTACTTGCGATGGTTGGTGTGGGGTTATATGCTTTATTTCTAAATTATTCCTTCTTTACATATGGCTCCGTTGCGGAAACTTTTTTAATGATTTTTGTGCAATTAAATCTAGTCTTGTTTGTGTTTAACTTGATTCCGCTACCGCCGCTTGATGGGTATCAAATACTAGTGGAGTTTCTGCCAATGTCAACCAGGTCTAAGCTGGAACCACTTGAACGCTATGCGATGCTTATTTTCTTAGTAGTTGCATTAACACCTATTTCAGAATTTACGATTCAACCAATTTTTAATACCGTTATTCCATTTGTTTTAAATGTGATTTTGACAATATTTGGTCTGACATCATTTTAA
- the argS gene encoding arginine--tRNA ligase gives MNVMQENQIKLIEHIKQAVVQAVGLEEAEVPEILLEVPKDKKHGDYSTNIAMQLARVAKKAPRQIAESIVPELKKDNKLIKEVEIAGPGFINFYLDNAYLTDLVPVILTEDKKYGESDFGKGEKFQIEFVSANPTGDLHLGHARGAAIGDSLANIMKMAGFDVSREYYINDAGNQINNLVLSAEARYFEALGLDSEFPEDGYRGADIISLGKDLAAKYGDKYVHTSEEERRSVFRVDALAFETGKLRADLEEFRVSFDEWFSETSLYEENKVLPALERLRENGYIYEQDGATWLRTTDFEDDKDRVLIKSDGSYTYFLPDIAYHLNKLERGFDVLIDIWGADHHGYIPRMRAAIEALGYSPNQLEVEIIQLVHLFEDGVQVKMSKRTGKSVTMRDLIEEVGLDATRYFFAMRSSDTHMNFDMSLAKSTSNDNPVYYVQYAHARISSILRSGKEQGLEVTKDADMSLLQTEAEYDLLKVLGEFADVVAEAATKRAPHRIVRYLNDLASSFHRFYNSNKVLDMDNLEVTKARLALIKTAQITLRNGLTLLGVSAPEKM, from the coding sequence ATGAATGTCATGCAAGAGAACCAAATCAAATTAATTGAACATATCAAACAAGCAGTTGTTCAAGCGGTTGGTTTAGAAGAAGCGGAAGTACCAGAAATTTTACTAGAAGTACCAAAAGATAAAAAGCATGGAGATTATTCGACTAATATAGCGATGCAACTTGCTAGAGTAGCTAAGAAAGCCCCTCGCCAAATTGCCGAAAGTATCGTTCCAGAACTAAAAAAAGACAACAAATTAATTAAAGAAGTAGAAATCGCTGGGCCGGGTTTTATCAACTTCTACCTAGATAATGCTTATTTAACTGATTTAGTTCCTGTGATTTTAACCGAAGATAAAAAATACGGAGAGTCTGATTTTGGTAAAGGAGAAAAATTCCAAATTGAATTTGTTTCCGCGAACCCAACTGGTGACTTGCATTTAGGACATGCTCGTGGCGCAGCAATTGGCGACTCGTTAGCAAATATTATGAAAATGGCCGGATTTGATGTTTCAAGAGAATACTACATTAATGATGCTGGAAATCAAATTAATAATTTAGTTCTTTCAGCAGAAGCGCGTTACTTTGAAGCACTAGGTTTAGATTCTGAATTCCCAGAGGATGGCTACCGTGGTGCGGATATTATTTCGCTTGGGAAAGATTTAGCTGCTAAATACGGCGATAAATATGTGCACACAAGCGAAGAAGAGCGCCGTTCCGTTTTCCGTGTAGATGCATTAGCGTTTGAAACAGGAAAATTACGCGCTGACTTAGAAGAATTCCGCGTTTCCTTTGATGAGTGGTTCTCAGAAACTTCTTTATACGAAGAAAATAAAGTATTACCAGCGTTAGAACGTTTACGCGAAAATGGCTATATTTATGAGCAAGATGGCGCGACATGGTTAAGAACGACTGATTTTGAAGATGACAAAGACCGTGTTTTAATCAAATCAGATGGTAGTTATACGTATTTCTTACCAGATATCGCGTACCACTTAAACAAATTAGAGCGTGGCTTTGATGTGTTAATTGATATTTGGGGAGCTGATCACCACGGCTATATTCCTCGTATGCGTGCTGCAATTGAAGCGCTTGGCTACTCACCAAATCAATTAGAAGTAGAAATCATTCAGCTAGTTCACTTATTTGAAGACGGTGTTCAAGTTAAAATGAGTAAACGTACTGGTAAATCAGTTACAATGCGTGACTTAATTGAAGAAGTTGGACTGGATGCAACAAGATATTTCTTTGCAATGCGTAGTTCAGATACACATATGAACTTTGATATGAGCTTAGCGAAATCTACATCTAATGATAATCCAGTTTATTATGTACAATATGCGCACGCCAGAATTTCTAGCATTTTACGTTCTGGTAAAGAACAAGGTCTAGAGGTAACAAAAGACGCAGACATGAGCTTACTGCAAACAGAAGCAGAATATGATTTATTAAAAGTGTTAGGTGAGTTCGCGGATGTTGTTGCGGAAGCTGCTACAAAAAGAGCGCCACACCGTATCGTTCGCTACTTAAATGATTTAGCGTCTTCCTTCCACCGTTTCTACAATAGCAATAAAGTACTTGATATGGATAATTTAGAAGTAACAAAAGCAAGACTAGCACTTATTAAGACTGCGCAAATTACCCTTAGAAATGGTTTGACGCTTTTAGGTGTATCAGCACCAGAAAAAATGTGA
- a CDS encoding CTP synthase, whose protein sequence is MTKYIFVTGGVVSSIGKGITAASLGRLLKNRGLSVTIQKFDPYINVDPGTMSPYQHGEVYVTDDGAETDLDLGHYERFIDINLNKYSNVTTGKVYSEVIKKERRGDYLGGTVQVIPHITNELKDRVFRAARMTNSDIIITEIGGTVGDIESLPFLEAIRQIKSDVGAENVLYIHTTLIPYIKAAGEMKTKPTQHSVKELRSLGIQPNIIVVRTEQPVSQEMKDKIALFCDIKASEVIESRDEETLYNVPLSLQKQKMDDIVLEHLQLEAPQAEMTDWKNLVHRVKNLSKKVRIGLVGKYVSLQDAYLSVAEALRHAGYDHDAEIEIDWIDSEKVTKENVAEIMKDVDGILVPGGFGDRAIEGKIAAIEYARVNKVPYFGICLGMQLATVEFARNVLGLEGAHSAEIEPETKHNIIDLLPEQKNIENMGGTLRLGLYPARIKQGTKAEAAYGTTLVEERHRHRYEFNNEYREQMEEAGMIVSATSPDGRLVEVVELADHPWFVACQYHPEFISRPNRPQSLFKDFVGAALNNK, encoded by the coding sequence ATGACAAAGTATATTTTCGTTACAGGTGGCGTAGTTTCGTCAATCGGAAAAGGAATCACAGCAGCATCACTCGGACGTTTGCTGAAAAATCGTGGACTTAGTGTAACCATTCAAAAATTTGATCCATACATCAACGTAGATCCAGGAACAATGAGTCCATACCAACACGGGGAAGTTTATGTGACAGATGACGGCGCGGAAACGGACCTAGACCTTGGCCATTACGAACGTTTTATCGATATTAACTTAAATAAATACAGCAACGTGACAACTGGTAAAGTTTACTCGGAAGTTATTAAAAAAGAACGTCGCGGGGATTACTTAGGTGGAACAGTGCAAGTTATTCCACACATTACAAACGAATTAAAAGACCGTGTTTTCCGTGCAGCGCGCATGACCAATTCAGATATTATCATCACTGAAATTGGTGGAACAGTTGGGGATATCGAATCTTTACCATTCTTAGAAGCAATTCGCCAAATTAAAAGTGATGTTGGTGCAGAAAACGTACTTTATATCCACACAACTTTAATTCCTTACATCAAAGCAGCTGGCGAAATGAAAACTAAACCAACACAACATAGTGTAAAAGAGCTTCGTAGCTTAGGAATTCAACCAAACATTATCGTTGTTCGCACAGAGCAGCCAGTTTCACAAGAAATGAAAGATAAGATTGCGCTATTCTGTGATATTAAAGCTTCCGAGGTTATTGAATCTCGCGATGAAGAAACACTTTATAACGTACCACTTTCTCTACAAAAACAAAAAATGGATGATATCGTCCTTGAGCACTTACAATTAGAAGCACCACAAGCGGAAATGACGGATTGGAAAAACTTAGTACACCGTGTGAAAAACCTTTCCAAAAAAGTTCGTATTGGCCTAGTTGGTAAATATGTTTCCTTGCAAGATGCTTACCTTTCTGTAGCAGAAGCACTTCGTCATGCAGGATATGATCATGATGCAGAAATCGAAATTGACTGGATTGATTCCGAAAAAGTAACAAAAGAAAATGTTGCTGAAATCATGAAAGACGTTGATGGTATCTTAGTTCCTGGTGGTTTCGGCGACCGTGCCATTGAAGGTAAAATTGCTGCTATTGAATATGCACGCGTAAACAAAGTGCCTTATTTTGGTATTTGTTTAGGAATGCAACTAGCAACTGTTGAATTTGCCCGTAATGTTCTTGGTCTTGAAGGAGCTCATTCTGCAGAAATCGAACCAGAAACAAAACATAACATCATTGATTTATTACCAGAACAAAAGAACATCGAAAACATGGGCGGAACACTTCGTTTAGGACTTTATCCAGCGCGTATTAAGCAAGGTACTAAAGCCGAGGCCGCTTATGGTACAACTCTTGTTGAAGAGCGTCACCGTCATCGTTATGAGTTTAATAACGAATATAGAGAGCAGATGGAAGAAGCTGGTATGATTGTTTCTGCAACAAGTCCAGATGGTCGTTTAGTTGAAGTAGTTGAATTAGCTGATCATCCTTGGTTTGTCGCTTGTCAATATCACCCAGAATTCATTTCTCGTCCAAATCGTCCGCAAAGCTTGTTTAAAGATTTTGTTGGCGCTGCACTTAATAATAAATAA
- a CDS encoding DUF1934 domain-containing protein yields MTANQMERKKVTIHITNVIRQMDAEEKSDMSVSGVFYRDKGNRYLHYEEKQLAGTIRTVLKIADNELLLMRSGAVNMRMHFFRDNRRSTASVDSGAGKLQLESELVSMEELYENKPDVLSEVAFQYDLLSHGEYIGSYTVLMKIEEDAE; encoded by the coding sequence ATGACTGCCAACCAAATGGAACGAAAAAAAGTAACTATTCATATCACCAATGTCATCCGTCAGATGGATGCAGAAGAGAAATCCGATATGTCTGTTTCGGGTGTTTTTTACCGCGATAAAGGCAATCGTTATCTGCATTATGAGGAAAAACAATTAGCTGGAACAATTCGTACGGTTCTAAAAATTGCTGACAACGAACTACTTTTAATGAGAAGTGGTGCCGTAAATATGAGAATGCACTTTTTCCGAGATAATAGGAGAAGTACTGCGTCTGTTGATTCCGGAGCAGGGAAATTACAATTAGAATCAGAACTAGTATCAATGGAAGAACTATATGAAAATAAGCCTGATGTACTGAGTGAAGTCGCATTTCAATATGATTTGCTAAGCCACGGCGAATACATTGGCTCATATACTGTTTTAATGAAAATAGAGGAGGACGCAGAATGA